Proteins found in one Pontibacter sp. SGAir0037 genomic segment:
- a CDS encoding helix-turn-helix domain-containing protein, which translates to MTEQTTFGSRLKAFRKEKKLSGEELGNIIGVGRGQVSSIENGKALPTIEGCVRLCSVFPHLDANWLLTGRGAMFVSQNNNGEDCWPLLQAEKDQLQAERKKTEALEALLIKHGIIK; encoded by the coding sequence ATGACCGAACAAACCACATTTGGCAGCAGGCTCAAAGCCTTTCGAAAAGAAAAAAAACTAAGCGGTGAGGAGCTTGGAAATATTATTGGTGTGGGCCGTGGACAAGTGTCAAGCATTGAAAATGGCAAGGCATTGCCAACAATAGAGGGATGCGTTAGGCTTTGTTCTGTCTTTCCTCATCTTGATGCAAACTGGCTATTAACAGGTAGGGGAGCAATGTTTGTAAGTCAGAATAATAATGGCGAAGATTGCTGGCCTTTATTACAAGCTGAGAAAGATCAGCTACAGGCAGAACGGAAAAAAACCGAGGCATTAGAGGCTCTTCTTATAAAACATGGAATTATAAAATGA